A window of Terriglobia bacterium contains these coding sequences:
- a CDS encoding OFA family MFS transporter, which translates to MASERLPNRWGIAVAAVIMQICLGAVYGWSVFKIPLMRTEHWSETQVQLNFTLAIFFLGVGTIIGGLWQDRKGPRLVASVAGLVYGVGYMLAGVFTADHNMNGLYLAYGVLTGLGMGMGYICPVATLVKWFPERRGLMTGVAVCGYGAGALVMSPIAARLIIAHSVPYTFWALGVVYLVMVVAAAQFYANPPDGWKPAGWTPTSAVAKAATTYSYSVKEAIGTGQFWLLWLLLFLNVSAGIMVISQASPRAQQMVGMTAIAAASMVGLISIFNGLGRVFWAWVSDHLGRARVYFLLYLIQVVIFFSLPKIHNLTLFSLAFAVIGLCYGGGFGTMPSFTADFFGPKYMGGIYGIILLAWGAAAIPSPIMIARLHQATGRFDASIYVIAVVMAVSLVFPLIAKRPRKKELTGSAVASAA; encoded by the coding sequence ATGGCTTCGGAACGACTGCCCAATCGGTGGGGTATTGCAGTCGCAGCTGTGATCATGCAGATCTGTCTGGGTGCTGTTTACGGATGGAGCGTGTTCAAGATTCCGCTGATGCGCACCGAGCATTGGTCGGAAACCCAAGTGCAGTTGAACTTTACGCTGGCCATCTTTTTCCTTGGGGTCGGCACCATCATTGGCGGCTTGTGGCAGGACCGCAAAGGCCCTCGCCTAGTGGCTTCCGTGGCAGGGCTGGTTTACGGCGTCGGGTACATGCTGGCCGGCGTGTTCACTGCTGACCACAACATGAACGGCCTGTACCTGGCCTATGGTGTGTTGACCGGACTGGGCATGGGCATGGGATACATCTGCCCGGTGGCTACTCTGGTGAAATGGTTTCCGGAGCGCCGCGGGCTGATGACCGGGGTCGCGGTCTGCGGCTACGGAGCGGGCGCGCTGGTGATGAGCCCCATTGCCGCGCGGCTGATCATTGCCCACAGTGTGCCCTATACCTTCTGGGCCCTGGGCGTCGTGTACCTGGTCATGGTGGTAGCGGCGGCGCAGTTTTATGCTAACCCGCCCGACGGCTGGAAACCCGCGGGCTGGACGCCGACCTCCGCCGTCGCCAAGGCTGCCACGACTTATAGCTACTCCGTGAAGGAGGCCATCGGAACCGGGCAGTTCTGGCTACTGTGGCTGTTGCTGTTCCTGAACGTCTCGGCCGGAATCATGGTCATCAGCCAGGCCTCGCCGAGGGCGCAGCAGATGGTGGGTATGACGGCCATCGCGGCCGCCAGCATGGTGGGTCTGATCTCCATCTTCAATGGCCTGGGGCGGGTCTTCTGGGCCTGGGTCTCCGACCACCTGGGACGGGCGCGGGTCTACTTCCTGCTCTACCTGATCCAGGTGGTGATCTTCTTCTCCCTGCCGAAGATCCACAATCTGACTCTGTTCAGCCTGGCGTTTGCCGTCATCGGGCTGTGTTACGGCGGCGGATTCGGCACCATGCCGTCGTTCACCGCTGATTTCTTTGGGCCGAAATACATGGGCGGAATCTACGGGATCATTCTCCTGGCCTGGGGGGCAGCGGCCATCCCGTCGCCTATCATGATCGCGCGTCTGCATCAGGCTACAGGCCGATTCGATGCTTCGATCTACGTGATCGCGGTGGTCATGGCGGTATCGCTGGTGTTTCCGCTGATCGCGAAGCGGCCGCGCAAGAAGGAGCTGACGGGCAGTGCGGTGGCGAGCGCCGCCTAG
- a CDS encoding FdhF/YdeP family oxidoreductase, whose amino-acid sequence MQIGSDGQAEDKSQGWNPKQWASLVPYGVNQQHPNAYEDILECIVENRDNLGYAWRILRDGCCDGCSLGTTGLHDWTMKGIHLCNVRLQLLRLNTMPAMNWRLLEDVGALRDKSEKQLRRMGRLAVPMVRRKGDKGFQQLSWNEATSLIAGKLRDIDPRRLAWYMTSRGLTNEAYYAHQKVARFLGTNHVDTSARICHAPSTAGLSSTVGCAATTCSYSDWVGADLVVLVGTNIANNQPVATKYLHYAKKAGTRVFLVNPYFEPGLERYWVPSVVESALFGTKIVDDFFQIHAGGDIPFFYGVLKHLIENDWVDREFIRTRTVGWEQTDAKARSLTWEALETGSGLSRGDMFRFAEAFGKARHAIVTWSMGITQHAFGSDNVRAIVNLQLARGNVGRPHTGLMPVRGHSGVQGGAEMGGMPSAYIMGFTANPENAKKFALPELWGFEPPSWKGLSAAHMVLAAERGEIDALWQTGGNFKQTLPEPDLVERALGRIKLRIHQDIVANPTMLVDPADTVVMLPSRTRYEQRGGGTETSTERRIIYSPEIPGPRPGEAKDEWEIPVLVARKFDPIRGPKFFPWQDTQEIREEIDRVCPTYRGIAKMRKKGDNFQYGGRRLLADRFLTSDGKGHFTAVALREERVPEGHFLLSTRRGKQFNSILLNQTDPITGARRDDIIMSADDAVRLGLKNGDAITLRNELGDFHGRVKIDRIKPGCLQAHWPEINVIIPAGRLDPSGVPDYNATVEVVRAGCLAAEPASPGGG is encoded by the coding sequence ATGCAGATCGGATCCGATGGTCAGGCGGAGGACAAGTCCCAAGGCTGGAATCCGAAGCAGTGGGCGAGCCTGGTGCCTTACGGCGTGAACCAGCAACATCCCAACGCCTATGAGGACATTCTCGAATGCATCGTAGAGAACCGGGACAATCTGGGTTACGCCTGGCGCATCTTACGCGACGGTTGCTGCGACGGCTGCTCCCTGGGCACCACCGGCCTGCACGATTGGACCATGAAAGGCATCCACCTGTGCAATGTCCGCTTGCAGTTGCTGCGCCTGAACACCATGCCCGCCATGAACTGGCGTCTGCTGGAAGATGTCGGTGCCTTGCGCGACAAGAGCGAAAAACAGCTGCGCCGCATGGGCCGGCTGGCGGTGCCGATGGTTCGGCGCAAAGGGGACAAGGGATTTCAACAATTGTCATGGAACGAGGCCACCTCTCTCATCGCCGGGAAACTCCGCGACATCGACCCCAGGCGCCTTGCCTGGTACATGACTTCCCGTGGACTGACCAACGAGGCGTACTACGCTCACCAGAAGGTGGCGCGTTTTCTTGGCACCAACCACGTGGACACCAGCGCCCGCATCTGTCACGCGCCCTCGACCGCCGGCTTGAGTTCCACGGTAGGTTGTGCCGCGACCACCTGCTCGTATTCCGATTGGGTGGGAGCCGACCTTGTAGTTCTGGTCGGCACGAATATCGCCAATAATCAACCGGTCGCCACCAAGTACCTGCATTATGCCAAGAAGGCAGGGACCAGGGTTTTCCTGGTCAATCCCTATTTCGAGCCAGGCCTGGAACGCTACTGGGTACCCTCGGTTGTCGAGAGCGCCCTGTTCGGCACCAAGATCGTCGACGATTTCTTCCAGATTCACGCCGGTGGTGACATCCCCTTCTTCTATGGCGTGCTCAAGCACCTGATCGAAAACGACTGGGTGGACCGGGAATTCATCCGTACCCGCACGGTCGGCTGGGAGCAGACGGACGCCAAGGCCCGGAGCCTTACCTGGGAGGCGCTGGAGACCGGCTCGGGTCTGTCCCGCGGCGACATGTTTCGCTTCGCCGAGGCCTTCGGCAAGGCACGTCACGCCATCGTCACCTGGAGCATGGGTATTACGCAGCACGCCTTTGGCAGCGACAACGTGCGCGCCATCGTCAACCTGCAACTGGCGCGGGGTAATGTTGGACGGCCTCATACCGGACTCATGCCCGTCCGCGGCCACAGCGGGGTCCAGGGCGGAGCAGAAATGGGCGGGATGCCCAGCGCTTACATCATGGGCTTCACCGCCAACCCGGAGAACGCGAAGAAATTTGCGCTGCCGGAGTTGTGGGGTTTCGAGCCGCCCTCCTGGAAGGGACTGAGCGCCGCACACATGGTGTTGGCCGCCGAGCGCGGCGAGATTGACGCGCTCTGGCAAACCGGCGGCAACTTCAAGCAGACCTTGCCCGAACCTGACCTTGTCGAGCGCGCCCTGGGACGAATCAAGCTGCGCATCCATCAGGACATTGTGGCGAACCCCACCATGCTGGTGGACCCCGCTGACACTGTGGTCATGCTGCCTTCGCGCACCCGCTACGAGCAACGCGGCGGCGGAACTGAAACCAGCACAGAGCGGCGCATTATCTACAGTCCGGAAATCCCCGGGCCGCGTCCGGGCGAAGCCAAAGACGAGTGGGAAATCCCGGTCCTCGTGGCCAGAAAATTCGATCCCATCCGCGGGCCCAAATTCTTCCCTTGGCAGGACACGCAGGAAATCCGCGAGGAGATCGACCGGGTGTGCCCCACCTACCGCGGCATCGCCAAGATGCGCAAGAAAGGCGACAACTTCCAGTACGGAGGGCGGCGCCTGTTGGCGGACAGGTTCCTGACCTCGGACGGCAAAGGCCACTTCACCGCAGTCGCTTTACGCGAAGAACGAGTGCCGGAAGGACACTTTCTGCTGTCGACGCGCCGTGGAAAACAGTTCAACAGCATCCTGCTCAATCAGACCGACCCCATTACGGGGGCGCGGCGCGACGACATCATTATGTCGGCGGACGACGCTGTCCGGCTAGGTTTGAAGAACGGCGACGCCATCACCCTGCGCAACGAACTGGGCGACTTCCATGGCCGGGTGAAGATCGACCGAATCAAGCCCGGCTGTCTGCAGGCTCATTGGCCGGAGATCAACGTGATTATTCCCGCGGGGCGCCTGGATCCCAGCGGTGTGCCGGACTACAACGCCACCGTGGAAGTGGTCAGAGCAGGCTGTTTGGCGGCCGAACCGGCTTCCCCCGGTGGCGGTTGA
- a CDS encoding STAS domain-containing protein — protein sequence MQLETSCRTFGDAVIVDCKGRIVFGEETAFLRHQVKDLLHESRQIVLNLADVHYIDSTGVGELVSLYTSARNRGGSIKLAGLTGRVKDVLQITKLATVFQTFDTAEEASADFNREAGRTAAAEWAG from the coding sequence ATGCAGTTGGAAACCAGTTGTCGGACCTTCGGCGACGCGGTGATCGTGGATTGCAAGGGCAGGATCGTTTTTGGGGAGGAGACTGCTTTCCTGCGCCACCAAGTGAAAGACCTGCTGCACGAGTCCCGCCAGATCGTGCTGAACCTGGCGGATGTCCATTACATCGACAGTACTGGTGTGGGTGAACTGGTCAGCCTGTACACCTCGGCGCGCAACAGGGGAGGCAGCATCAAGCTCGCCGGCCTGACCGGGCGGGTCAAAGATGTGCTCCAGATCACCAAACTGGCCACGGTCTTTCAGACCTTTGACACTGCGGAGGAGGCCTCCGCCGACTTCAACCGGGAAGCCGGACGCACCGCCGCAGCGGAATGGGCGGGTTAG
- a CDS encoding acetate uptake transporter: MAAREQIYASLPKLANPGPLGLGGFALTTFVLNVHNAGLIDIGAALPLGLFYGGLAQLIAGFLEFRTGNTFGMTAFGSYGAFWISLASMVLMEMNKWVAPDKVKGWLVTTLIAWTIFTFVLWVASLKHSKALIWVFTTLLILFILLDVAVWTGSGTITHVAGWEGIFCAFTAWYLMAAIVINDSYGKEVLPVGPIQK, translated from the coding sequence ATGGCAGCACGGGAGCAGATCTACGCGAGCCTGCCGAAGCTGGCCAACCCGGGTCCACTCGGCTTGGGGGGCTTCGCGCTCACCACGTTTGTGCTCAATGTCCACAACGCAGGGCTCATCGATATCGGGGCCGCTTTGCCTCTGGGCCTCTTCTACGGCGGCCTGGCCCAGCTCATCGCCGGATTCCTGGAGTTCCGCACCGGCAATACCTTCGGCATGACGGCCTTTGGTTCCTATGGGGCATTCTGGATTTCGCTCGCCAGCATGGTCCTCATGGAGATGAACAAGTGGGTTGCGCCGGACAAGGTCAAAGGCTGGCTGGTGACGACCCTGATCGCTTGGACGATCTTCACCTTTGTTCTCTGGGTGGCGAGCCTGAAACACAGCAAGGCCTTGATCTGGGTCTTCACCACCCTGCTGATTCTGTTCATCCTCCTGGATGTCGCCGTGTGGACGGGCAGCGGGACCATCACGCATGTCGCTGGCTGGGAGGGAATCTTCTGTGCCTTTACGGCCTGGTACCTGATGGCGGCCATCGTCATCAACGATTCCTATGGAAAGGAAGTACTGCCGGTTGGGCCGATCCAAAAATAA
- a CDS encoding Crp/Fnr family transcriptional regulator — protein sequence MWQQFITALDLFRGVSRREAQKISSLCTEKWFPQGTRIFSEGDPSESLHILKKGVVKLISLSDKGRETILHILEPEEVFGELLLSEAKRPFTAIAIEDALVTSISRESFLKLLSVAPAVSLNFIRLISKRLARVETGMAEFSHTWSYHRLARVLLQLSEKYGEEVPTGTLITVRLTHEDLANLIGTSRETVTTQLNKFARMGFVKRRARRLIVAKSRLANFIRSEELRLKNPPIA from the coding sequence GTGTGGCAGCAGTTCATCACAGCCCTGGATCTGTTTCGAGGGGTCTCGCGTCGGGAAGCCCAAAAGATCTCCAGCCTCTGCACGGAGAAATGGTTTCCGCAGGGAACCAGGATTTTCTCGGAAGGAGATCCCAGCGAATCCCTCCATATCCTCAAGAAAGGCGTGGTGAAGCTGATCTCTTTGTCCGACAAAGGGAGGGAAACGATTCTGCACATCCTCGAACCGGAAGAAGTTTTCGGGGAGCTTCTGCTCTCCGAAGCGAAACGACCGTTTACTGCCATCGCGATTGAAGACGCGCTGGTCACCAGCATCTCCCGAGAGTCGTTCCTGAAGCTCCTCTCAGTGGCCCCTGCCGTCTCCCTCAACTTCATTCGACTGATCTCGAAGCGATTGGCCCGCGTAGAAACGGGAATGGCAGAATTCAGTCATACTTGGTCCTACCATCGGTTGGCCAGAGTTCTTCTCCAGTTAAGCGAGAAGTACGGAGAGGAAGTCCCCACCGGCACCCTGATCACGGTGCGTTTAACCCATGAAGATCTGGCCAACCTGATTGGGACAAGCCGGGAGACGGTGACCACTCAACTCAACAAATTCGCTCGCATGGGCTTTGTGAAGCGCCGCGCCCGGCGCCTCATCGTCGCCAAGTCCCGCCTGGCGAACTTCATTCGCTCGGAAGAGCTCCGACTAAAGAATCCGCCGATTGCGTAG
- a CDS encoding Rieske (2Fe-2S) protein, whose protein sequence is MSPPDASQPLWKDEFSIHTADERYIARRQFTKFLVLTSLAMLVGQVWILVKSWFTRAPAAPGPQVIARRDELAVDEVKLFTYPTPEDHCIMVRTAPDTYVAYSQKCTHLSCAVYYSRKSNKLECPCHNGFFAVEDGRVLAGPPTRPLPRIVIDTRGNELVAVGIKES, encoded by the coding sequence ATGAGCCCACCGGATGCCAGCCAGCCCCTGTGGAAGGACGAGTTCAGCATCCACACGGCCGATGAGCGCTACATCGCGCGCCGGCAATTCACCAAATTTCTGGTGCTGACGAGCCTGGCGATGTTGGTCGGTCAGGTGTGGATCCTAGTCAAGTCGTGGTTCACCCGCGCGCCCGCGGCGCCGGGCCCGCAAGTCATCGCGCGGAGGGATGAACTGGCTGTCGACGAGGTCAAGCTGTTTACCTATCCGACGCCTGAAGACCACTGCATCATGGTTCGCACGGCGCCGGACACCTACGTCGCCTACAGCCAGAAGTGCACGCATCTGAGCTGCGCGGTTTACTATTCACGGAAGAGCAACAAGCTCGAATGCCCTTGCCACAACGGCTTCTTTGCGGTCGAGGACGGACGCGTGCTGGCCGGCCCGCCAACGCGTCCGCTGCCACGGATCGTGATAGACACTCGCGGCAACGAACTCGTTGCCGTAGGCATCAAGGAGTCGTGA
- a CDS encoding 4Fe-4S binding protein, producing the protein MFGYEFYVDPSRCIGCRSCLQACEECETHRGKSMIQFDFIDRPSSISTAAYVCWHCDEPTCAQVCPADAIKKGEDGIVHSSLKPRCIACNNCVLACPFGIPKMMDAEQQMMKCDMCYDRTSMGKRPMCATVCPSQALAYITPEDAAKRPAKPTNMFQLGNQTIKTKVAMMVPAKFDSVSLDVADYIWEGKESA; encoded by the coding sequence GTGTTCGGCTACGAGTTCTATGTCGATCCGTCGCGCTGCATCGGCTGCCGTTCCTGCCTGCAAGCCTGCGAGGAATGCGAGACGCACCGCGGAAAGTCGATGATCCAGTTCGACTTCATCGACCGGCCCAGCAGTATCAGCACCGCCGCGTATGTCTGCTGGCACTGCGACGAGCCTACATGCGCGCAGGTCTGCCCCGCCGACGCCATCAAGAAAGGCGAGGACGGCATCGTGCACTCCTCGCTGAAGCCACGCTGCATTGCCTGCAACAACTGCGTCCTGGCGTGCCCATTTGGGATCCCCAAGATGATGGACGCCGAACAGCAGATGATGAAGTGCGACATGTGCTACGACCGCACCTCGATGGGTAAGCGTCCCATGTGCGCGACCGTCTGCCCCAGTCAGGCGCTCGCCTACATCACGCCGGAAGACGCGGCCAAGCGGCCCGCCAAACCGACCAACATGTTCCAGCTCGGCAACCAGACGATTAAGACAAAGGTCGCAATGATGGTCCCGGCCAAGTTCGATTCCGTCAGCCTGGATGTGGCCGACTACATCTGGGAAGGAAAGGAGAGCGCATGA
- a CDS encoding molybdopterin oxidoreductase family protein: MAKPPLSPDVLIKQFGPHLNFTPPGGWRDESTHPADKLVKTHCCFCGQQCGIQLKVRENTIIGFEPWEDFPFNKGMLCPKGVKRYMQSSHPDRLLQPLMRTDQGFHPATWDEALAFTVKRIRDIQAQHGKDAVAVYGGASLSTEKSYLLGKFARLAVGTRHIDYNGRLCMVSAGTAYKLAFGVDRSTIPWDDIPRANVLFVIGANIGDCAPITTDYIWRCRDNGGRLIVADPRMTPITRNADLYLPVRPGTDLALLLGMLHVIVRDKLEDRDFIEEYTTGWNDVVTSVQAYDPGTAAEMSGVPPDAIEKAAHWMAKCDRAIALHARGLEHHSKGVENCLGVINLMLALGKIGREGCGPTMITGQGNGQGGREHGQKCDQLPGQRSLTDPAARQYIAEVWGIAESELPQPGLSAQEIMNAIHDGTIKALFSLCFNPLVSLPDSNFTREALTKLEFFGIIDFFMSETAGYADVVLPGSLQEEEEGLGCSAEGRVIHWVPSVTPPGQARRDSEIIVDLAHRLGRGDKFPFRTPREILEELRIASKGGVADYYGITYEKVDAQKGVFWPCPTLDHPGTPRLFEDKKFHTSDGKAHFQITTWRPSGDPVDQDYPIYLTTGRVVSQYLSGTQTRRIGALVEQYPEPRVEIHPRLAERCGIKDGDYVTVTTRRDEITVPAMVVRTIRPDTVFIPYHWPGVRSANRLTHRTLDPRSKIPEFKVSACRIRKVAIRDPGPDDREAHSNGTGAG; encoded by the coding sequence GTGGCTAAACCGCCTCTCTCGCCCGACGTCCTCATTAAGCAGTTCGGCCCGCATTTGAACTTTACTCCGCCGGGCGGCTGGCGTGACGAATCCACCCATCCCGCGGACAAGCTGGTGAAGACACACTGCTGCTTCTGCGGGCAGCAGTGCGGCATCCAGCTCAAGGTCCGCGAGAACACGATCATCGGTTTCGAGCCCTGGGAAGATTTTCCGTTCAACAAAGGGATGCTTTGCCCGAAGGGCGTAAAGCGTTACATGCAGTCGTCGCATCCCGACCGGCTGTTACAGCCGCTGATGAGAACCGACCAGGGATTCCATCCCGCGACTTGGGACGAGGCGCTCGCCTTCACGGTCAAACGCATCCGTGACATCCAAGCTCAGCATGGCAAGGACGCGGTCGCCGTCTACGGCGGAGCATCGCTCTCGACCGAGAAGTCGTACCTGCTCGGCAAGTTCGCGCGGCTCGCGGTCGGAACACGACATATCGATTACAACGGCAGGTTGTGCATGGTCTCGGCCGGGACCGCGTACAAGCTGGCGTTTGGCGTGGACCGCAGCACCATCCCATGGGATGACATACCCAGGGCGAATGTGCTGTTCGTCATCGGCGCCAACATCGGCGACTGCGCGCCGATCACCACCGATTACATCTGGCGCTGCCGCGACAACGGCGGGCGGCTCATCGTCGCCGACCCGCGCATGACCCCGATCACCCGCAATGCCGACCTCTACTTGCCGGTGCGGCCCGGTACCGACCTGGCGCTGCTGCTCGGAATGCTGCACGTTATCGTGCGCGACAAGCTGGAAGACCGCGACTTCATCGAGGAGTACACGACCGGTTGGAATGACGTGGTGACGTCGGTGCAGGCGTACGACCCGGGCACCGCGGCCGAAATGAGTGGTGTCCCGCCCGACGCCATCGAGAAAGCGGCTCACTGGATGGCGAAGTGCGACCGCGCCATCGCCCTGCATGCGCGCGGGCTGGAGCACCATTCGAAGGGCGTCGAGAACTGCCTCGGCGTAATCAACCTCATGCTTGCGCTGGGCAAGATCGGCCGCGAAGGCTGCGGGCCGACCATGATCACCGGCCAGGGCAACGGGCAGGGCGGCCGCGAGCACGGGCAGAAGTGCGACCAGCTTCCCGGTCAGCGTTCCCTCACCGATCCCGCCGCGCGCCAATACATCGCAGAAGTGTGGGGCATTGCGGAGAGCGAGCTGCCGCAGCCGGGCTTATCCGCGCAGGAAATCATGAACGCCATCCACGACGGCACGATCAAGGCGCTGTTCTCGCTGTGCTTCAATCCGCTGGTCTCGCTGCCGGATTCCAATTTCACGCGCGAAGCGCTAACCAAGCTGGAATTCTTCGGCATCATCGATTTCTTCATGAGCGAAACCGCGGGCTACGCGGACGTGGTGTTGCCGGGCAGCCTGCAAGAGGAGGAAGAAGGGCTGGGCTGTAGCGCGGAGGGCCGTGTCATCCACTGGGTCCCCAGCGTCACGCCTCCGGGACAGGCGCGACGCGATTCCGAAATCATTGTGGACCTGGCCCACCGCCTTGGACGCGGTGACAAGTTTCCGTTCCGCACACCGCGCGAGATCCTGGAAGAGCTGCGCATCGCGTCGAAGGGCGGCGTGGCCGATTATTACGGTATCACGTACGAAAAAGTGGATGCGCAAAAAGGCGTGTTCTGGCCCTGCCCCACGCTGGATCATCCCGGAACGCCGCGTCTGTTCGAAGACAAGAAGTTCCACACCAGCGACGGCAAGGCCCATTTCCAGATCACGACCTGGCGGCCGAGCGGCGATCCCGTGGATCAGGACTATCCGATCTATCTGACCACCGGGCGGGTCGTGAGCCAGTATCTGAGCGGCACACAGACCCGGCGCATCGGCGCATTGGTGGAGCAGTACCCCGAACCACGTGTCGAGATCCACCCGCGGCTGGCCGAGCGGTGCGGCATCAAGGATGGCGATTATGTGACGGTTACGACCCGCCGCGACGAGATCACCGTGCCAGCGATGGTGGTGCGAACCATCCGGCCCGACACCGTCTTCATTCCATACCACTGGCCGGGCGTACGCAGCGCCAACCGGCTGACGCACCGCACGCTCGACCCGCGCAGCAAGATCCCCGAGTTCAAGGTGTCCGCCTGCCGCATTCGCAAGGTAGCGATACGCGATCCGGGTCCCGACGATCGCGAAGCTCATAGCAATGGCACGGGGGCTGGCTAG
- a CDS encoding MFS transporter translates to MTTQASGARHLALGTISFAICFAAWGLIAAFAPMFRQQLHLTASQTALLVAVPVLLGSLARIPMGMLTDRFGGRITFALLIAFVVLPLLAVPKASGLHQLLAVAFFLGMAGSSFAIGVGYVSRWYTMERQGSALGVYGLGNIGQSAAVFLGPVVALRFGFASVYRGMATLCAVWAIIFFIFARNAPVTVHPKSVGDMLRVLARERLSWALAAFYFLTFGGFVAFSIYLPTLLKDDYGLKPADAGFRTAGFVVLATLMRPIGGWLSDKIGGARVLSGVFFAIALFALLLGWKSIVPFTVGALGCAALLGMGNGAVFQLVPRYFPTERATVTGLVGAMGGMGGFFPPLLLGVFRDRVGAIWPGFVLLSTTALLMWWINRIVFVPRQESLEAVLPADLRRTTDSIRAGAWATTWTALLVAAIVVGSRNLANFDPALVVYTFAVIFAAWGVTYHYHVWIQKPPTKIYWRRGWQLFWKEGPIRSLARVLGTAGTHILAQAFIQRRSRLRWCMHQFIFWGCMLAVLITFPLVFGWIHFTTPLNDQMTYVVHVFGFDVGRLPVHSAAAEIMYHGLDIAALLVLAGIALSLWRRLRDEGAQAVQTVMMDFFPLILLFAISVTGLALTVSQIWLGGASYSFLAILHAITVIAGLLYLPFGKFFHIFQRPAQLGVKLYQQAGEQGEGAKCARCGERFASRMHIDDLKQVLPQLGFDYTIEGPAGNWQELCPACKRKALSSAQIRLQEEARG, encoded by the coding sequence ATGACCACGCAAGCATCGGGCGCGCGGCATCTCGCCCTGGGCACCATCTCGTTCGCGATCTGCTTCGCGGCGTGGGGACTGATCGCCGCCTTCGCGCCGATGTTCCGGCAGCAATTGCACCTGACCGCCTCGCAGACGGCGCTGCTGGTGGCGGTACCGGTGCTGTTGGGATCCCTAGCGCGCATTCCCATGGGCATGCTCACCGACCGCTTCGGCGGCCGGATTACGTTCGCTCTGCTGATTGCCTTCGTGGTTCTCCCACTGCTAGCGGTACCGAAAGCGAGCGGACTGCACCAACTCCTGGCAGTGGCGTTCTTCCTGGGGATGGCGGGATCGTCGTTCGCGATCGGCGTGGGTTACGTCTCGCGCTGGTACACGATGGAGCGCCAGGGCAGCGCGCTGGGCGTGTACGGGCTGGGAAACATAGGGCAGTCGGCGGCGGTATTTCTCGGCCCGGTTGTCGCTCTTAGATTCGGTTTCGCCAGTGTGTATCGCGGGATGGCGACTCTCTGTGCGGTCTGGGCAATCATCTTCTTTATATTCGCGCGTAACGCACCGGTCACCGTTCACCCGAAATCTGTCGGGGACATGCTGCGCGTACTTGCCCGCGAACGGCTCTCCTGGGCGCTGGCGGCGTTCTACTTCCTGACCTTCGGCGGGTTCGTCGCGTTTTCCATCTATCTGCCGACTCTGCTCAAGGACGATTACGGTCTCAAGCCGGCCGACGCCGGCTTTCGCACAGCGGGCTTCGTCGTGCTGGCGACACTGATGCGCCCGATCGGCGGCTGGCTCTCCGACAAGATCGGCGGCGCACGCGTGCTGAGCGGCGTATTTTTCGCCATTGCCCTGTTCGCTCTTCTACTGGGATGGAAGTCCATTGTGCCCTTCACCGTCGGCGCTTTAGGATGCGCCGCCCTGCTGGGTATGGGCAACGGCGCCGTTTTCCAACTGGTGCCGCGTTACTTCCCGACCGAGCGCGCCACCGTCACCGGCCTGGTGGGAGCGATGGGCGGCATGGGCGGATTCTTTCCGCCGCTGCTGCTCGGCGTGTTCCGCGATCGCGTCGGCGCGATCTGGCCGGGGTTCGTCCTGCTCTCAACCACCGCGCTGCTGATGTGGTGGATCAACCGAATCGTCTTCGTGCCGAGGCAGGAGTCGCTGGAGGCGGTGCTTCCCGCAGACCTGCGCCGTACGACCGATTCCATCCGTGCCGGCGCGTGGGCTACCACCTGGACTGCGCTGCTGGTGGCTGCCATCGTGGTCGGCTCACGTAACCTGGCTAACTTCGATCCAGCGCTGGTTGTGTACACCTTCGCCGTGATCTTTGCGGCCTGGGGCGTGACCTACCACTACCACGTCTGGATCCAGAAGCCCCCGACCAAAATTTACTGGCGGCGCGGCTGGCAACTGTTCTGGAAAGAGGGGCCGATACGCAGCCTGGCGCGCGTGCTCGGCACCGCGGGAACGCACATCCTGGCGCAAGCGTTCATTCAGAGGCGATCGCGGCTGCGCTGGTGCATGCACCAGTTCATCTTCTGGGGATGCATGCTTGCGGTCCTTATCACCTTCCCGCTGGTGTTCGGCTGGATCCACTTCACCACGCCGCTTAACGACCAGATGACCTACGTCGTTCACGTCTTCGGCTTCGACGTTGGACGCCTGCCGGTGCACTCGGCCGCCGCGGAAATCATGTACCACGGCCTCGACATTGCGGCGTTGCTGGTGCTGGCGGGCATCGCGCTCTCGCTCTGGCGGCGACTTCGCGACGAAGGTGCCCAAGCCGTGCAGACGGTGATGATGGATTTTTTTCCTCTCATCCTGCTGTTTGCAATCTCCGTTACCGGGCTGGCGCTGACGGTCTCGCAGATCTGGCTGGGCGGAGCCTCCTACAGTTTCCTCGCGATCCTGCACGCCATCACCGTGATCGCCGGCCTGCTCTACCTGCCGTTCGGCAAGTTCTTCCATATCTTCCAGCGGCCTGCGCAGCTCGGCGTGAAACTGTACCAGCAGGCGGGTGAACAAGGGGAAGGCGCGAAGTGCGCCCGCTGCGGTGAGCGTTTCGCGTCGCGCATGCATATCGACGATCTCAAGCAGGTGCTTCCCCAGCTCGGCTTCGATTACACGATTGAGGGCCCGGCCGGCAATTGGCAGGAGCTGTGCCCGGCCTGCAAACGGAAGGCGCTCTCGTCGGCGCAAATACGGCTCCAGGAGGAAGCTCGTGGCTAA